In Pseudofrankia saprophytica, one genomic interval encodes:
- a CDS encoding PLP-dependent transferase, which yields MNGNAEDGRPEDGQANGSGGRDWGGFETLAVHAGQEPDSATGAVVVPIHPASTFAQDGIGGLRAGFEYARSGNPTRAALETSLAALEGGRVGLAFASGLAAEDALVRAVCRPGDHVLIPLDAYGGTFRLFHRVYAEWGLEYTPVDLSDLDAVKAALRLGPGDGPAGSGLTGEAGGVGGVGGAGAGGGPAWATGSGGTGRTRLIWCETPTNPLLSIADVAALAELAHGAGALLAVDNTFASPYLQRPLALGADAVVHSTTKYLGGHSDVVGGAVVVDDPELGERVRFFQNATGAVPGPFDSWLVLRGIKTLAVRMDRHCANAAAVVDLLVGHPGVAEVRYPGLPTHPGHEVAAGQMRGFGGMVSFRARGGASAAAEICRRTRLFTLAESLGGVESLIEHPGRMTHASVAGSPLAVPDDLVRLSVGIELADDLVADLRQALDAAATDAAAGA from the coding sequence GTGAATGGGAACGCGGAGGACGGCCGGCCGGAGGACGGCCAGGCGAACGGGAGCGGCGGGCGCGACTGGGGCGGTTTCGAGACGCTCGCGGTACACGCCGGCCAGGAGCCGGACTCCGCGACCGGGGCCGTGGTCGTCCCGATCCACCCGGCGTCGACGTTCGCGCAGGACGGGATCGGCGGGCTGCGGGCCGGTTTCGAGTACGCCCGCTCCGGCAACCCGACGCGGGCGGCGCTGGAGACGTCGCTCGCGGCGCTGGAGGGCGGCCGGGTAGGGCTCGCGTTCGCCTCGGGACTCGCCGCCGAGGACGCCCTGGTGCGCGCCGTCTGCCGCCCGGGCGACCACGTCCTCATTCCCCTCGACGCGTACGGAGGCACCTTCCGGCTGTTCCACCGCGTCTACGCGGAATGGGGCCTGGAGTACACCCCGGTCGACCTGTCGGACCTGGATGCCGTCAAGGCGGCGCTGCGTCTCGGCCCCGGCGACGGACCGGCGGGATCGGGCCTCACCGGCGAGGCCGGCGGTGTGGGTGGTGTGGGTGGTGCCGGCGCGGGGGGCGGGCCCGCCTGGGCCACCGGGTCCGGCGGAACCGGTCGCACGCGGCTCATCTGGTGCGAGACGCCGACCAATCCGCTGCTGTCGATCGCGGACGTCGCGGCGCTCGCCGAGCTCGCCCACGGCGCCGGCGCCCTGCTCGCCGTCGACAACACCTTCGCCTCGCCGTATCTACAGCGCCCGCTGGCGCTGGGCGCGGACGCCGTCGTCCACTCGACCACCAAATACCTCGGCGGTCACAGTGACGTCGTGGGCGGAGCGGTCGTGGTCGACGACCCCGAGCTCGGCGAGCGGGTTCGGTTTTTCCAGAACGCGACGGGCGCCGTGCCCGGCCCGTTCGACTCCTGGCTCGTATTGCGGGGCATCAAGACGTTGGCGGTCCGGATGGACCGGCACTGCGCGAACGCCGCCGCCGTCGTCGACCTGCTCGTCGGTCATCCTGGAGTCGCGGAGGTCCGCTACCCGGGCCTGCCAACGCATCCGGGGCACGAGGTCGCCGCCGGGCAGATGCGCGGTTTCGGCGGCATGGTGTCGTTCCGGGCCCGCGGCGGCGCCAGTGCCGCCGCGGAGATCTGCCGGCGTACCAGGCTGTTCACGCTCGCCGAGTCGTTGGGCGGCGTGGAGTCGCTGATCGAGCACCCGGGCCGGATGACGCACGCCTCGGTAGCGGGATCGCCGCTCGCGGTGCCCGACGACCTGGTCCGGCTGTCGGTGGGCATCGAGCTCGCGGACGACCTCGTCGCCGACCTCCGCCAGGCCCTCGACGCCGCCGCCACCGACGCCGCCGCCGGGGCCTGA